The following proteins are co-located in the Leptospira weilii genome:
- a CDS encoding PAS domain-containing sensor histidine kinase, translating into MQPSDIQFLEEFSSEIASFQDQICILEERPSGKILLSNECVRFWGFKGFDQKPDTFPSFLFHLHGKVRNYADFTEKILLKHMQDSEYFDTLFAERYILRFFWKTVLNKAESTYRIYTFEILAQEGDCGNLSSESPAVESIFYKLPEPAFLFDPSTLRFLAVNDAAIYLYGFSREEFADMNLLEIRPEEDRIDMETLIQNFAKETGIRSRGVWRHWRKDKKFLYVKITTNRISLGDSFAVLTILTNVSETIETSYALRQIRAEKQSIIESMSDRYFALSKDWRFISANRQSLITLGKPKEELIGRNIWDLYPGSSVRFFRDEFELAVRTQKPITFEYKIVETGNVMEFRVFPFEEGISVFFQDITEKRKRDSEQNILKEIALKIPKASSVKESFEILFETICKGTFWNFAQTWRFQNGKIVLEENSPWYSTEGIFLRYRIACFETSFSPGDGMIGEVFSTNQIRFVNDVRKEKNFKRAGFVFQTGIQSWIAIPLRTGHETYVLEFCSQMELDSVNSYIQMFELISDQIEVLFKNKEAEEEKDHFFKLSGDMFQISTLDGQIIERNQAWEEVLGYTREELSGIDLVEIIHPDDRDKMLNTLVDVRKYRKNLSVALRYITKHGRTKTILWKTIVSPEHGLVYTTGKDITEIQNTQLKLENMTKELQRSNADLEDFAFIASHDLQEPLRKIKAFGDRLLKKNSNLDSESVDYLQRMLSSAHRLSNLIEGLLSYSRIKSRAKPFQLFDLRKILKDSIGDLEIYIKERNAKVVDSEIGFAWCDPFQMGTVFQNLIKNGIKFNRSESPEVNIRCIPHPTESNWIQITFADNGIGFDKKHDGKIFTLFQRLHSREDYEGNGIGLAVCKKIIEFHGGRIYAESVLRKGSTFYVDLPGALTSVQEYES; encoded by the coding sequence ATGCAACCCTCGGACATCCAATTCTTGGAAGAATTCTCTTCGGAGATTGCTTCCTTTCAAGACCAGATCTGTATACTCGAAGAACGTCCTTCTGGAAAAATTCTCTTATCGAACGAGTGCGTTCGTTTTTGGGGATTTAAAGGATTCGATCAGAAGCCGGATACGTTTCCTTCCTTTTTATTTCATCTTCATGGCAAGGTTCGGAACTACGCGGATTTTACAGAAAAAATTCTTTTAAAACACATGCAAGATTCGGAATATTTCGACACACTTTTTGCCGAAAGATACATTTTACGCTTTTTTTGGAAAACGGTCTTGAATAAAGCAGAGTCGACGTATCGTATTTATACGTTCGAAATTTTGGCGCAAGAAGGGGATTGTGGGAATCTTTCCTCGGAAAGTCCTGCCGTGGAATCCATTTTTTACAAACTCCCGGAACCCGCGTTTTTATTCGATCCGTCCACTTTACGTTTTCTTGCCGTAAACGATGCCGCGATCTATCTCTACGGATTCTCCAGGGAAGAATTCGCCGATATGAATCTTTTGGAAATTCGTCCCGAAGAGGATCGCATCGATATGGAAACCTTGATCCAAAATTTCGCCAAGGAAACCGGAATTCGTTCTAGAGGGGTTTGGAGACATTGGAGGAAGGACAAAAAATTTCTTTATGTAAAAATCACCACAAACCGGATTTCTCTTGGCGATTCTTTCGCGGTTTTGACGATTTTGACGAATGTTTCCGAGACGATAGAAACCTCTTACGCTTTAAGACAAATTCGTGCGGAGAAACAATCTATCATCGAAAGTATGTCGGATCGGTATTTTGCGCTTTCCAAAGACTGGAGATTCATTTCGGCGAATCGGCAATCCCTTATTACATTAGGAAAACCTAAAGAAGAATTGATAGGAAGAAATATCTGGGATCTGTATCCGGGATCTTCGGTGCGATTTTTTCGGGACGAATTCGAACTTGCTGTCCGAACTCAAAAGCCGATTACTTTCGAATATAAGATTGTTGAAACCGGAAATGTGATGGAGTTCAGGGTTTTTCCTTTTGAGGAAGGGATTTCCGTGTTTTTTCAGGATATTACGGAAAAAAGGAAAAGAGATTCCGAACAGAACATTCTCAAAGAAATCGCTTTAAAAATTCCGAAGGCGTCGAGTGTGAAAGAATCTTTCGAGATTCTTTTTGAGACGATTTGCAAGGGAACCTTTTGGAATTTTGCCCAAACTTGGAGGTTTCAAAACGGTAAGATCGTTTTGGAGGAGAATTCGCCTTGGTACTCCACGGAAGGGATTTTCCTACGATATAGAATCGCTTGTTTTGAAACTAGTTTTTCTCCCGGAGACGGGATGATCGGAGAAGTTTTTTCCACTAATCAGATTCGTTTTGTGAATGACGTTCGAAAGGAAAAAAATTTTAAAAGGGCCGGTTTTGTGTTTCAAACCGGAATTCAGTCTTGGATTGCAATCCCTTTGCGAACTGGGCATGAGACTTACGTTCTGGAATTTTGTTCCCAAATGGAACTTGATTCAGTAAATTCTTATATTCAAATGTTCGAATTGATTTCAGATCAGATCGAGGTTTTGTTTAAAAACAAGGAAGCGGAAGAGGAGAAGGATCATTTTTTTAAGTTATCCGGGGACATGTTTCAAATTTCTACGTTAGACGGACAGATCATAGAACGGAACCAAGCTTGGGAGGAAGTTTTGGGTTATACTCGGGAGGAATTGAGCGGAATCGATCTCGTTGAAATTATCCATCCGGACGATCGGGACAAGATGTTGAACACCCTCGTGGATGTTCGAAAATATAGAAAGAATCTTTCGGTTGCGCTTCGATATATAACCAAACACGGACGAACGAAGACGATTCTTTGGAAGACGATCGTTTCTCCGGAACACGGACTTGTTTATACTACGGGTAAGGATATCACCGAAATTCAAAATACCCAGCTCAAACTCGAGAACATGACGAAAGAACTGCAGCGTTCGAATGCGGATCTGGAAGATTTCGCTTTTATAGCTTCTCACGACCTCCAGGAACCTTTGCGAAAGATTAAGGCGTTCGGAGATCGTCTTTTGAAAAAAAATTCAAATTTGGATTCGGAATCCGTGGACTATTTGCAAAGAATGCTTTCTTCCGCGCATCGATTATCCAACTTGATCGAAGGTCTTTTGTCTTATTCCCGGATTAAAAGTAGGGCGAAACCCTTTCAGCTCTTCGATTTAAGAAAGATTTTAAAAGATTCCATTGGCGATTTGGAAATTTATATCAAAGAAAGAAATGCGAAAGTGGTCGATTCTGAAATCGGTTTTGCTTGGTGCGATCCGTTTCAGATGGGAACGGTATTTCAGAATCTGATCAAAAACGGAATTAAATTCAATCGGAGCGAAAGCCCCGAAGTGAACATTCGATGTATTCCGCATCCTACCGAATCGAATTGGATTCAAATTACTTTTGCGGACAATGGAATCGGTTTTGACAAAAAGCACGACGGTAAGATATTTACGCTCTTTCAACGGCTGCACAGCCGGGAAGATTATGAAGGAAACGGAATCGGTCTCGCAGTTTGTAAAAAAATTATAGAATTTCACGGAGGGAGAATTTACGCCGAAAGCGTTTTACGGAAAGGTTCCACGTTTTATGTGGATCTTCCGGGCGCTCTTACGTCTGTTCAAGAATATGAAAGCTGA
- a CDS encoding patatin-like phospholipase family protein yields the protein MDFPHSKKKILKQLRYFRSKTSSAFPGWKDSKEEEIVTKRLNLTQWDANIPSPQTVSGSLCLVLSGKIEETLLDAEEKDLILRELFTGDYFLFQPDKILHSGISEILYILPDDLSRIVSKLPGWKKWIEDLNKENHLFHVSKLRPSKKELMSFLSSVELLFHLSKVTLSNLESRMEWLVIPGGEVLLKQGDVGDSMYILVSGRLSWTVRSKNEEILAQGELGKGDIIGEMSLLSGDKRSATVVALRTSQVVRISREDFRMSFANSPEALFQITGTIVHRLNTERNQNYRKANSVRTVSVFPLNLTGSPEDFFHSLQNGLKNFGKSILVNYNVFTKMIGLRESDKNSEKTNVYRIGDLVNWFYDLEKNYDKLIFKTDTHNSGWRETCFRQSDRILVLIDPNKPIVLDYGKVNSMFPEEIQKELVFLIDSAFTDWKKIESILQKFPSISHSIVRRDVNADFGRLSRRLTGKSIGVALSGGGAKGFAHLGLLKCFEENDIPVDMISGTSAGAIMGGLFAMGLGSSDILPLIRNFWLDRNILGDFTFPFVSLVRGKRYSNAIHEFFKDRNIETLPIPFYAIACNLTRAERKVFDRGLLWKAVRSSTSIPGIFPPFSENGELYVDGGLLDNLPGSILKERGAGILISVDLGGGGQIDKDWMYHNLLGPQYLGEAPSFFNLLFHHLKRKSLKTKYTGFAEIMMRSLMLSSKNNQNRTRDSSDLYIELPVGGYSTFDWDQFQKLYEIGYEAGRKKVHIWKNEIKKKLNS from the coding sequence ATGGATTTTCCCCATTCCAAAAAAAAAATTCTGAAACAATTGCGGTATTTTCGTTCAAAAACATCCTCCGCATTTCCGGGTTGGAAAGATTCCAAAGAAGAAGAGATCGTAACAAAACGTTTGAATCTAACTCAATGGGATGCGAATATTCCATCTCCGCAGACGGTTTCCGGTTCTTTGTGTTTGGTTCTCTCCGGCAAAATCGAAGAAACCCTTTTGGATGCGGAGGAAAAGGACTTGATCCTCAGAGAATTATTCACCGGGGATTATTTTTTGTTTCAACCGGATAAGATCTTACATTCGGGAATATCTGAAATTCTTTATATACTTCCTGATGATTTGTCTCGAATTGTTTCTAAACTTCCGGGTTGGAAAAAGTGGATCGAGGATTTAAATAAGGAGAATCATCTTTTTCACGTATCCAAACTGAGACCTTCTAAAAAGGAACTGATGTCTTTTTTGTCATCGGTGGAACTTTTGTTTCATCTGAGTAAGGTCACTCTTTCCAATTTGGAATCTAGAATGGAATGGCTCGTGATTCCCGGCGGGGAAGTCCTTCTCAAACAAGGAGACGTTGGCGATTCGATGTACATTCTCGTTTCCGGTCGTTTGTCCTGGACCGTTCGCTCCAAGAACGAGGAAATACTCGCGCAAGGGGAACTCGGTAAGGGGGATATCATCGGCGAAATGTCCCTATTGAGCGGGGATAAAAGATCGGCGACCGTAGTCGCTTTGAGGACCAGTCAAGTCGTTCGGATTTCGAGAGAGGATTTTCGTATGAGTTTTGCAAATTCTCCGGAAGCTCTTTTTCAAATTACGGGGACCATTGTACATCGATTGAATACGGAGAGAAATCAGAACTATCGAAAGGCGAATTCCGTCAGAACCGTTTCCGTCTTTCCGCTAAATTTGACCGGAAGTCCGGAGGATTTTTTTCATTCTCTTCAAAATGGTCTCAAAAATTTCGGGAAATCAATATTAGTAAATTATAATGTTTTTACAAAAATGATCGGTTTGAGGGAATCCGATAAGAATTCGGAAAAAACGAACGTGTATCGAATCGGAGATCTCGTGAATTGGTTCTACGATCTCGAAAAAAATTACGATAAGCTCATATTCAAGACCGACACGCACAATTCGGGTTGGAGAGAAACCTGTTTTCGTCAGTCGGATCGAATTCTCGTTTTGATCGATCCGAACAAACCGATCGTTCTGGATTACGGGAAAGTGAATTCCATGTTTCCCGAAGAAATTCAAAAGGAGCTTGTGTTCTTGATCGATTCCGCCTTTACCGATTGGAAAAAGATAGAATCGATTCTACAAAAATTTCCCTCTATCTCTCATTCGATTGTACGAAGAGATGTGAATGCGGATTTCGGTAGATTATCCCGAAGACTTACCGGTAAAAGTATTGGAGTTGCGCTTTCCGGCGGAGGCGCAAAAGGATTTGCGCATCTCGGTCTTTTGAAGTGTTTCGAAGAGAACGATATTCCCGTGGATATGATTTCGGGTACGAGCGCGGGGGCGATCATGGGGGGACTGTTTGCGATGGGACTCGGTTCGTCCGATATTCTTCCTTTGATCCGAAACTTTTGGTTGGATCGGAATATTCTCGGAGATTTTACGTTTCCCTTCGTTTCTCTTGTAAGGGGAAAGAGGTATTCGAACGCGATTCACGAATTTTTCAAAGATAGGAATATAGAAACTCTTCCGATTCCTTTTTATGCGATTGCTTGTAACTTAACGAGGGCTGAAAGAAAGGTTTTTGACAGAGGTTTGTTGTGGAAGGCGGTAAGGTCCAGCACTTCCATTCCGGGAATTTTTCCTCCCTTTTCCGAAAACGGGGAATTGTATGTGGACGGAGGTTTACTGGATAATCTTCCCGGTTCCATTTTGAAAGAAAGAGGGGCCGGGATTTTGATTTCAGTGGACTTGGGCGGAGGAGGTCAGATCGATAAGGATTGGATGTATCATAATTTACTCGGGCCTCAGTATTTAGGAGAGGCTCCTTCCTTTTTCAATCTATTGTTTCATCATTTAAAACGGAAGAGTTTAAAAACGAAATATACCGGGTTTGCGGAAATTATGATGCGTTCTTTAATGTTGTCCAGCAAGAATAATCAGAATCGGACCCGGGATAGTTCCGATCTTTACATCGAACTTCCCGTAGGCGGGTATTCCACCTTCGACTGGGATCAGTTTCAAAAATTATACGAAATCGGATATGAGGCCGGTAGAAAGAAAGTCCATATTTGGAAAAACGAAATTAAGAAAAAACTAAATTCGTAA
- a CDS encoding GNAT family N-acetyltransferase has protein sequence MPKSKTNSGKFQIANLLPEHRGAAIELVNQFFRLVNSLTLDGVFKIRPRAGTKMIDVYLKLRGTGKVLLLGGFLGEELVSLLIARTEDKPYLEEQKILFIDLAVTKRGKQKAGYMKPLVLACESWAKDQSFQSIELRAIAENENAVSFWKAMGYRPFYIRFRKSI, from the coding sequence ATGCCAAAATCCAAAACGAACTCAGGAAAATTTCAAATCGCCAATCTACTTCCAGAACACAGAGGAGCGGCAATCGAACTCGTGAATCAATTCTTTCGCCTCGTGAACTCTCTCACATTAGACGGAGTATTCAAGATTCGTCCCCGCGCGGGAACGAAGATGATTGACGTTTATCTAAAACTGAGAGGCACTGGAAAAGTACTGCTTCTCGGTGGTTTTTTGGGAGAAGAGCTTGTATCCCTTCTAATTGCCAGAACCGAAGACAAACCTTATCTCGAAGAACAGAAAATACTTTTCATCGACCTGGCCGTCACCAAACGTGGAAAACAAAAAGCGGGGTACATGAAACCTCTAGTACTTGCTTGCGAATCCTGGGCAAAAGATCAGTCATTTCAAAGTATCGAACTGAGAGCCATTGCCGAAAATGAAAATGCAGTTTCGTTCTGGAAGGCGATGGGTTATCGTCCTTTTTATATTCGTTTTAGAAAATCAATTTAG
- the omp85 gene encoding Omp85 family outer membrane protein, with translation MYRLFYSFWIWFGLWIAFGNFLPIFGEELRSLPEARIPLDEGKKLEPGELAEKKEGWYVTAVPLLSSDPVRGQGGGIRASLFFNGKKTDLYYEYEAYRSKLTFQLFQTNEGVKNHFIQFDSPYILNTAFRWKSSFGLDFNPNSQYFGIGESSLQPLSYRPRNLPGIGRVTNASFDAYEASQSYIRPSRTGSEITPTVSDQGYNQYLFNSTTFFNSIDYTFWKAWKWVIANEISRNIIGHSDGIWNPSKDPYLAGSAWDTSVPNGESKLTEDYKAGRIRGYSGGEIVYFRVGIAYDTRDFEPDPDRGILVELNMANVSKRTGSDFNYNKIFFQTKYFYKILPDVFEELVFATRGALGYTSFGAPFSEVRYMWSLDGSMTGIGGLQTMRGYRQDRFVAPVVGFGSAELRWRFATFKISDELFTFSFVPFYDLGRVWDSEKRINFQGYKHSWGGGLRIIWNQATVILIDLAKSKEDTQMFVDFSHAF, from the coding sequence ATGTATCGCCTTTTTTATAGCTTTTGGATTTGGTTTGGTTTATGGATCGCATTTGGTAATTTCTTACCGATTTTTGGAGAGGAATTGAGGAGCTTGCCTGAAGCCCGAATTCCTTTGGATGAGGGAAAAAAATTGGAACCGGGCGAACTTGCTGAAAAAAAAGAAGGTTGGTATGTGACAGCGGTCCCTCTTTTGAGCTCGGATCCTGTGAGAGGTCAGGGCGGGGGAATTCGTGCGAGTTTATTTTTTAATGGGAAAAAAACCGATTTGTACTATGAATATGAAGCGTATCGAAGCAAACTTACGTTTCAATTGTTTCAAACCAACGAAGGGGTAAAAAATCACTTTATCCAGTTCGATTCTCCCTATATTTTAAATACCGCGTTTCGATGGAAGAGTAGTTTTGGATTGGATTTCAATCCGAATTCTCAATATTTTGGAATCGGGGAATCTTCTCTTCAACCTCTTTCTTACCGCCCCAGAAATCTTCCGGGAATCGGTCGCGTAACCAATGCCAGTTTTGATGCTTATGAGGCGTCTCAATCTTATATTCGTCCTTCTCGGACCGGATCGGAAATTACTCCTACGGTCAGCGATCAGGGATACAATCAGTATTTGTTTAACTCGACGACTTTCTTTAACAGCATTGATTACACTTTCTGGAAGGCTTGGAAATGGGTAATCGCAAATGAAATTTCAAGGAATATCATCGGTCATTCCGACGGAATTTGGAATCCGTCCAAGGATCCGTACTTAGCGGGTAGCGCCTGGGATACGTCGGTTCCAAACGGTGAGTCAAAACTGACGGAAGACTATAAAGCCGGTAGGATTCGAGGTTATAGCGGAGGAGAGATCGTTTATTTCAGAGTGGGTATCGCCTACGATACTCGTGATTTCGAACCGGACCCGGACAGAGGTATATTAGTGGAATTGAATATGGCAAACGTTTCGAAGCGTACCGGCTCCGACTTCAATTATAATAAGATTTTCTTTCAGACAAAATACTTTTATAAGATTTTGCCGGACGTTTTCGAAGAATTGGTATTTGCTACAAGAGGCGCACTCGGTTATACTTCTTTCGGAGCTCCTTTTTCCGAAGTGAGATATATGTGGAGCTTGGACGGTTCTATGACGGGTATCGGAGGACTTCAGACAATGCGCGGTTATCGCCAAGATCGATTTGTCGCTCCCGTGGTCGGTTTCGGAAGCGCGGAGCTTCGCTGGAGGTTTGCTACATTCAAAATCTCTGATGAACTTTTTACTTTTAGTTTTGTTCCGTTTTACGATTTGGGCCGTGTTTGGGATTCTGAAAAAAGAATCAATTTTCAAGGGTACAAACATTCTTGGGGAGGCGGTCTTCGGATCATTTGGAATCAGGCGACGGTGATTTTGATCGACCTTGCAAAGTCCAAAGAGGATACTCAGATGTTTGTAGATTTTAGTCACGCTTTTTGA